In Papaver somniferum cultivar HN1 unplaced genomic scaffold, ASM357369v1 unplaced-scaffold_135, whole genome shotgun sequence, one DNA window encodes the following:
- the LOC113334265 gene encoding F-box protein At1g11270-like yields MWMWRSRSSETRGGNTRSAKRRRVICVDYNNADHIDSSLIIDDDFVVFQILSRLPVKSLMRFKCVCKSWKSIIEHDAHFINLHHSLSEARPGFLIVVPSTAGYSQDHTRGYESFLSGNLHFDSRGVKIHTVRKIQSISNLTTLGPIRGFICLPDIFAVQIYNVSTGEVTPWIKSSVFTNVEKENVILKVYEQPECYFGFDPSTGKHKVIFLWYAGRFKKRQVCEVLTVGDNMWRIIDDAPPCKPNGNISACENGSIYWFMYSGIAPWIRSNDYVEAVE; encoded by the coding sequence ATGTGGATGTGGAGAAGCAGAAGCAGCGAAACAAGAGGAGGAAACACAAGAAGTGCGAAGAGGAGGAGGGTTATATGTGTTGATTATAATAATGCAGATCACATTGACAGTAGTTTAATTATCGACGACGATTTCGTGGTTTTTCAGATACTGAGCAGACTGCCAGTGAAGTCACTTATGCGGTTCAAGTGCGTGTGTAAAAGTTGGAAATCGATTATCGAACACGATGCACACTTCATCAATTTACACCATAGCCTTTCTGAAGCACGCCCAGGTTTCTTAATTGTGGTTCCGAGTACCGCAGGATATAGTCAGGATCACACCAGGGGTTATGAGTCTTTCTTGTCAGGTAATTTGCACTTTGATAGCAGAGGAGTCAAAATTCACACCGTCAGGAAAATTCAGTCAATTTCAAATCTTACAACTTTGGGACCTATTAGAGGATTCATCTGTTTGCCTGACATCTTTGCTGTTCAGATATACAATGTCAGCACCGGAGAAGTAACACCATGGATCAAGTCGTCGGTGTTTACAAATGTAGAGAAAGAGAATGTCATCTTGAAAGTTTATGAGCAGCCGGAATGTTATTTTGGGTTCGATCCCAGTACTGGAAAACATAAAGTTATCTTTCTGTGGTATGCAGGTAGATTCAAAAAACGGCAAGTTTGCGAGGTCTTGACTGTAGGGGACAATATGTGGAGAATAATTGATGATGCACCTCCATGTAAACCAAATGGAAATATCAGTGCTTGTGAAAATGGTTCCATATATTGGTTTATGTACAGTGGCATTGCACCTTGGATACGTAGCAATGATTATGTAGAGGCGGTTGAGTAA
- the LOC113334188 gene encoding uncharacterized protein LOC113334188 — protein MGKTDQNQQLDFRSIYDDAWYTVDRLVLSKQNTVLTVKFFEFDEDDDEMFNVKDYKTVNELDQFLNRFRPACLQVQDGECYDMRRGSDVCALLEQGEDDQKFYNGVIESIEREPHTRKGGEERCSSILVVGWLEGPNAWCTEQMGIKRICKLQPGSPLFDYSLACFMKRSRQHLDSLLK, from the exons ATGGGAAAAACAGATCAAAACCAACAGTTAGATTTCCGTTCAATCTACGATGATGCTTGGTACACAGTAGATAGACTCGTTTTAAGCAAGCAAAACACTGTTCTTACTGTGAAATTCTTTgagtttgatgaagatgatgatgagatgTTCAATGTGAAAGATTACAAAACAGTGAATGAGTTGGATCAGTTTTTGAACCGGTTTCGTCCAGCTTGTCTTCAGGTACAAGATGGAGAGTGTTATGATATGAGACGTGGATCGGATGTCTGTGCATTACTCGAACAAGGTGAAGATGATCAAAAGTTCTACAATGGTGTCATTGAATCG ATCGAACGTGAACCTCACACACGCAAAGGAGGAGAAGAAAGGTGTTCCAGCATACTTGTGGTGGGTTGGCTAGAAGGTCCAAATGCTTGGTGTACTGAACAGATGGGGATTAAACGCATTTGCAAACTTCAACCAGGATCCCCATTATTTGATTACTCGCTCGCATGTTTCATGAAGAGGTCACGACAACATCTCGATTCACTTTTGAAATGA
- the LOC113334266 gene encoding probable mediator of RNA polymerase II transcription subunit 37e codes for MILEDVLNYPKENEVTQLLTDEKIIESITGTDKDVEEDDEIWQHGHVEIIANDQGNRTTPSYVAFTDTERLIGDAAMDQAAFNPANTIFNAKRLIGRKISNSLVQSCPFKVIAGMDEIPMIQVDDKGKDIQFSAEEISSMVLIKMRDTAEPYLGSSVKNAVITVPAYFNDSQRHAARDDGTIAGLNVERIISQPTTAAFAYAVDQRGTNNDAENVLIFDLGGSFNVSLFTIESNIFEVKATTGDTHLGGVEYDNRMLNHFVQEFKRKHNKDVSGNPRALTRLRTSCEKAKRILSSTTQTTIALDSLYEGIDFHMSITRAKFEDVNLDLFLKCMEHVEKCLRDAEMDKSSVHQVVLVGGSTRIPKSINPDEAVAYGAAVQAAILSADDEKINDWLLLAATPHSLGMVPTMKEGKFTMISDEQRHVSIAVYEGERARSSENNLLGKLTLSETTPAPNGVHDISVCFSIDTDGILTVFAEDKLTKSENKVKFTIDKGRLSKDEIESLVLEAEKYQQEDQEHQKKVESRNLLENYTYNMRNTINNSGWKLALDNKKKLEDAVNGAIQWLDENELADADDVNDKRKELENVCIPIIGKIYQQGGAAPKIEEDKRKELENVCNPMIAKIYQQGGAAPKIEEVD; via the exons TATGGCAACATGGTCATGTAGAGATTATTGCTAATGACCAAGGGAATCGTACTACTCCATCTTATGTTGCCTTTACTGATACTGAACGTTTGATTGGAGATGCTGCTATGGATCAAGCTGCTTTTAATCCTGCCAACACCATTTTCA ATGCAAAACGATTAATTGGCAGGAAAATCAGCAATAGCCTTGTTCAGAGTTGTCCCTTCAAAGTCATTGCTGGCATGGACGAGATACCCATGATTCAAGTCGATGACAAGGGAAAGGATATACAGTTTTCAGCTGAGGAAATCTCATCCATGGTTCTGATTAAGATGCGAGACACTGCCGAACCTTATCTTGGTTCGAGCGTTAAGAATGCTGTTATTACAGTCCCTGCTTACTTCAACGATTCTCAGCGTCATGCTGCCAGGGATGATGGTACAATTGCTGGTCTAAATGTAGAGCGAATCATTAGTCAACCAACGACGGCTGCTTTTGCTTATGCCGTCGATCAGCGAGGAACAAATAATGATGCGGAGAATGTTCTTATTTTTGATCTTGGTGGTAGTTTTAATGTCTCACTATTCACAATAGAAAGTAATATATTTGAAGTCAAGGCTACAACTGGAGATACACATCTTGGAGGAGTGGAGTACGATAATCGTATGTTAAATCACTTCGTTCAAGAGTTCAAGAGGAAGCATAACAAGGACGTTAGTGGGAACCCAAGGGCTCTGACGAGGTTGAGAACATCATGTGAGAAGGCAAAGAGGATTCTCTCGTCTACTACCCAGACAACCATTGCACTTGATTCTTTGTATGAAGGAATCGATTTTCATATGTCTATTACTCGTGCTAAATTCGAAGACGTGAACTTGGATTTGTTCCTGAAATGCATGGAACATGTTGAGAAGTGTTTGAGAGATGCAGAAATGGACAAGAGCTCTGTTCACCAAGTTGTCCTTGTCGGTGGATCCACTAGAATTCCCAAG AGCATCAACCCTGATGAGGCTGTTGCTTATGGTGCTGCAGTGCAAGCTGCAATTTTGAGTGCGGATGATGAGAAGATTAATGACTGGCTGTTGTTGGCTGCGACTCCTCATTCTCTTG GAATGGTTCCCACCATGAAGGAGGGGAAATTCACTATGATCTCCGACGAACAAAGGCATGTGTCGATTGCTGTGTATGAGGGTGAAAGAGCCAGAAGCAGCGAGAATAACCTTTTGGGTAAACTCACTTTGTCGGAAACTACTCCAGCACCAAATGGTGTTCACGACATTTCCGTGTGCTTCAGTATTGACACAGATGGTATATTAACTGTTTTTGCTGAGGACAAGTTAACAAAGAGCGAAAATAAGGTTAAATTTACAATTGACAAGGGTAGGTTGTCGAAAGATGAGATTGAGAGTTTGGTTCTAGAAGCTGAGAAATACCAgcaagaagatcaagaacaccaGAAGAAGGTAGAGTCAAGGAACTTATTGGAGAACTACACATACAACATGAGGAATACAATCAATAATTCTGGATGGAAGCTAGCATTGGATAATAAGAAGAAGCTCGAGGATGCAGTCAACGGTGCCATTCAGTGGTTGGATGAGAATGAATTAGCTGACGCAGATGATGTTAACGACAAGAGGAAGGAGTTGGAGAATGTGTGCATCCCCATCATAGGCAAGATTTACCAGCAAGGTGGTGCTGCACCCAAAATCGAGGAAGACAAGAGGAAGGAGTTGGAGAATGTATGCAACCCTATGATAGCCAAGATTTACCAGCAAGGTGGTGCTGCACCCAAAATTGAGGAAGTCGATTaa